One window from the genome of Oryza glaberrima chromosome 3, OglaRS2, whole genome shotgun sequence encodes:
- the LOC127767214 gene encoding ricin B-like lectin R40C1: MFGFGHHGHHGQDQPPQHHGGGGGGAHQPTFKIFCRADEGYCVAVREGNVVLAPTNPRDEHQHWYKDMRFSAKIKDEEGNPAFALVNKATGLAIKHSLGQGHPVKLAPFNPEYPDESVLWTESGDVGKSFRCIRMLNNIRLNFDAFHGDKDHGGVHDGTTIVLWEWAKGDNQCWKILPWGDEAYAGGSANAPRGGNEPTVRIFCKADEGFSVTVRGGSVCLAPTNPRDEYQHWIKDMRHSNSIKDEEGYPAFALVNRVTGEAIKHSQGEGHPVKLVPYNPGYQDESVLWTESRDVGHGFRCIRMVNNIYLNFDALHGDKDHGGVRDGTTVALWKWCEGDNQRWKIVPW; this comes from the exons ATGTTCGGCTTCGGGCACCACGGCCACCATGGCCAAGACCAGCCGCCCcagcaccacggcggcggcggcggcggcgcgcaccagCCCACCTTCAAGATCTTCTGCCGCGCCGACGAGGGGTACTGCGTCGCCGTGCGCGAGGGGAACGTCGTCCTCGCCCCGACCAACCCGCGCGACGAGCACCAGCACTGGTACAAGGACATGCGCTTCAGCGCCAAGATCAAGGACGAGGAGGGCAACCCGGCGTTCGCGCTCGTCAACAAGGCCACCGGCCTCGCCATCAAGCACTCCCTCGGCCAGGGCCACCCG GTGAAGCTGGCGCCGTTCAACCCGGAGTACCCGGACGAGTCGGTGCTGTGGACGGAGAGCGGCGACGTGGGCAAGAGCTTCCGCTGCATCCGCATGCTGAACAACATCCGCCTCAACTTCGACGCGTTCCACGGCGACAAGGACCACGGCGGCGTGCACGACGGCACCACCATCGTGCTCTGGGAGTGGGCCAAGGGCGACAACCAGTGCTGGAAGATCCTCCCCTGGGGCGACGAGGCCTacgccggcggcagcgccaaCGCGCCCCGCGGCGGCAACGAGCCCACCGTCCGCATCTTCTGCAAGGCCGACGAGGGCTTCAGCGTCACCGTCCGCGGCGGCTCCGTCTGCCTCGCCCCCACCAACCCTCGCGACGAGTACCAGCACTGGATCAAGGACATGAGGCACAGCAACAGCATCAAGGACGAGGAAGGCTACCCCGCCTTCGCCCTCGTCAACAGGGTCACCGGCGAGGCCATCAAGCACTCCCAAGGCGAAGGCCACCCT GTGAAGCTGGTGCCGTACAACCCCGGATACCAGGACGAGTCGGTGCTGTGGACGGAGAGCCGCGACGTCGGGCACGGCTTCCGCTGCATCCGCATGGTGAACAACATCTACCTCAACTTCGACGCCCTCCACGGCGACAAGGACCACGGCGGCGTCCGCGACGGCACCACCGTCGCGCTCTGGAAGTGGTGCGAGGGCGACAACCAGCGCTGGAAGATCGTCCCCTGGT AA